Below is a window of Maylandia zebra isolate NMK-2024a linkage group LG19, Mzebra_GT3a, whole genome shotgun sequence DNA.
acacagcaaaaaaaaaaaaaaaaaaaaaaaaaaagctgaaggaAGCAATTAAATTATCACAGATTTAACaagcaacccataacggcaatgctcagtggctagtggatctgagggcagaccacagcgacctccctgaacagggtccagtaaccatcacagtggcagatatccaagaaagggtctccagtatgaagagttggacagcaccagggcccgacatggttcacgcctactggctgaagaagctgactgcactccacgagcgtctggcagcacaaatgaaccagctgctagttaacgagagacacccggaatggctaactgaaggccggacggtcctgatccccaaggaccccaagaagggaccggtcccctccaactaccgaccaataacctgcctcagtactacatggaagctcctgtcaggcatcatatcggctaagatgaacaggcacatgggtcaatacatgagcgggacacagaaaggaattggcaagaataccagaggcgcaaaacaccagctactggtagacagaacagtcagccgagactgcaagaccagactgaccaacctgtgcactgcctggattgattacaagaaggcctatgactcaatgccccacagctggatactggaatgcctagaattgtacaagatcaatgggaccctaagagccttcatcaggaactcaatggggatgtggcgtacaacactagaggccaactccaagcccatagcacaagtcaccatcaagtgcgggatctaccaaggagatgctctgtccccactgctgttctgcataggcctgaaccccctcagtgagatcattaacaagactggctacggataccgactacggaacggagcagttgtcagccacctcctgtacatggatgacatcaagctgtatgccaagagtgaacgagacatcgattcactgatccacactaccaggctatacagcaatgacattggaatgtcgttcggactggagaagtgtagtcggatggtaacaaagagagggaaggtagtcagaactgaggggattgaactaccagaaggcaacattgcagacatagaggacagttacaagtacttggggatcccgcaggcgaatgggaaccacgaagaggccgctagaaaagctgcaaccaccaagtacctgcagagggtcaggcaagtcctgaggagtcagctgaatggtaagaacaagatccgggccatcaacacgtacgccctgcccgtgatcaggtaccctgctggggtaataggctggccaaaggaggagatagaagccactgacataaagacaagaaagctccttaccatgcatggagggtttcaccccaagtccagcaccctgaggctatacgctaagcggaaggaagggggccggggactggtgagtgtcagcaccacagtccaggatgagacaaggaacatccaagaatacattgggaagatggccccaactgaccgagtgctcagtgaatacctcaggcagcagaaacccaagaaagaggaggtagacgaggaaccatcatggaaggacagggccctgcacggtatgtaccaccggcagatagaggaggtggctgatatccagaaatcctaccagtggctggacaaagctggactgagagacagcacagaggcactaatcatggcagcacaagaacaagctctgagtacaagatccatagaggctggtgtctatcacaccaggcaagaccccaggtgcaggctgtgtaaagatgccccagagacaatccagcacataacagcagggtgcaagatgctagcaggcaaggcatacatggaacgccataaccaagtggccggcatagtgtacaggaacatctgtgccgagtataacctggaagtcccgaggtcaaaatgggagacgcccccaagggtggtggagaatgaccgagctaagatcctgtgggacttccagatacagacggacaaaatggtggtggctaaccaaccggacatagtgttggtagacaaacagaagaagacggccgtagtgatcgatgtagcagttccgaatgacagcaatatcaggaagaaggaacacgagaagctggagaaataccaagggctcagagaagagctcgagaggatgtggagggtgaaggtaacggtggtccccgtggtaatcggagcactaggtgcggtgactcccaagctaggcgagtggctccagcagatcccgggaataacatcggagatctctgtccagaagagcgcagtcctgggaacagctaagatactgcgcaggaccctcaagctcccaggcctctggtagaggacccgagcttgaaggataaaccgcccgcaggggcgtgctgggtgttttatatatatatatatatatgtgtatatatgtatatatgtatatatatatgtatctatatatatatatatacatacatacatatataaagCTCTTTTTACTTCAACTAATTAATAATGCAAGGGGGAAAGAGCTTTCCAAGCAGTCCAGCTTCATCACATACACAAGAAAAATCTTGGTGGGAGAAATCTCTCCTCTTTGCACTTGTTTAAATTGGTGCGATTCGTTCGGATGTTCATTACCTCTAAGAGCAGCTTGTCAGCGAGGAAAGAATTATGATAACTATTGTAATAATAGCACTCTTCATATAATTGAGCAAATTAGTTAGACCGTTAAAACAACGGGAAACATCAAGGCTAAGTCCACAAATGAAGGGAATATGACTTATACTGAGTctgataatatatatatatatatatattatataaataaaaacagcacgAATAACAGAAATTACAAATTTAATTTGAGGTTTTTTTGATGGGTTAgagttttatttacagtaataaaaatgacttttctgcatctgttttaaaacaaaacaaaccaaaattaaaaaaaaaaaaatctaaaaaagatAGGCCCGTAACTATACATGGTTAAACTGTAACTATTCTCTCCCTTCAGGTCATCACTTTCAGTGCTGCTGCGACTTTTATATTGCTCCCTGGAGGCCCTGTATGTGGATTTAAGCATGCGTCCTAACATTACAGAAAGAGCAAACATCAACTTCTGCTTCAAAAAGACAGCCCATGACACTATGAATGCACTAAGATGTCTAACCACCTGCTCCTCTCACTAGATTTGACTTCCAGCAACTTCATCATTCCCCCAAATGAGGTTCAAGTTTGAGGTTCATGTTTCTGACACTTCTTTAGAGGTAAGAACAGGACCTCCATGGAGTGATggcgaaaaaaacaaaagaaaaaacacctaaGCTGGAAGTGGTGCAGCACTACCTCAGGTACAACCAGGTATGGTGTTAAATTTTTATGGGCAAAGGCACAAAACTTTATCATCCCACCTTATAGATAtgccagtttgtgtgttttgtacagATAGATACTGTAAAGGGTTTATGTCGAGCACATGTATTGATAAAAGCTTTACGTGATCATTTAAAAGAAGGCTGTATACATCCCGGTGGAGCTCGTGTGCTTGTAGATTAAATAGTCAAACCAGGagcatgtgtgtctttgttgtctattaaaatgcacaaaattaTTACAAGTTTTccagcaacagcaacaaaacaaattattcaCTATCTCAATGAGGtgcattttgaaaaatgttaatattattGCTAATGATAATACTGACTGAGTGAAGACAGCTGAAACACAGTCATAGATGACTGTGCTTGAAGCACTATTGTACAgcccacacacataaacatgagCCAACACTGCTGCGATCACTTGGGAGCCGCGCCGATCAATAAGTAAATGATGAACTGCAAACCTGCTTGAGGATTATGGTATATTTACCGCTGACATTACCCCAAGAATACCTTGTTCAAGTGCCACTGGCAATAAGGTACAGATGGCTGCTGTGGTATACCTTTAAAAACAATATTGTGACAGGGCAGCTGCAGTATGGGTCACTGGTTCTGTGATTCTGCTTCGATCTACAACAGATGGGCCCTGCAGCAGTGTTGGAAATCCCCTGGTATCCCCACAAAAAACAACGCTGAACCCTCTGCCTCCATTTTACATCCAGGAACTGTGTTTATTTGAATAACTCCTCCAAACCCATTATCTAATGACATGACTCAATGAGTCACTATCCCCCAGACACTGCTGAGGGAGAAACATTGGATTTTTGGCAGGGAGCGGCTTGAAAGCGGTGCAAAAAgcagtttaaaaatgaattccAGTGGCACAGAATATTGGAATGCTTACAGCACATCAGTCTATAGGGAGCATATATGACTCCGTGAGAATTACCTTGACATACTTATTAACTGCCAAGGCTTGTTTCAACAGTAAAGTCAACAGATTTTCATAAAGCTAAACTAGTGCATTTCAGCACAAATGTGTTATGCTCATCAGACCCTGACCACGCCCGGCTGGAATTTACCTTGAACTCGCCAGAGAGCGTAGCTGTTCGGCACAACCCTCCGGGGACCCATAAACAAGCAGATGTGTCTGAGGGAGAGCCTGATGACGAAAGAAGATTAGGAAAATGGATTAAATGTGGCTAAGATCAGTATTTGCCATTCATCATTACTGTGCGCTTTAGCATGTGTGTTTACATTAGGGTGAaagtgagttgttttttttttttaactccaaGGAAATACAACCTTTAAAAAGTTCATAAAAAGTGTGAAAGGTATGAGGCAAACTGAAgtactttaaatttaaaaaaattgctAAATATCAACTCTTTATTCCAACGTGTTAAATAAGAGTTGATTACTGTGTTTCTTCTGATAAGGACAGTCTTGACTCATCAGTGAAGAAGAGCAATAACAAGAAGAAGCTCAGGCATGCGGTAGATTTAATAACATCTCTCAAAACCAAAATGAATTTAATCAGAAATGTTTATTTCAAGGATGTGAATTCAGTGTGAAGAAGTTGGAGTGTCAGCGTTGCCAGATTCCACTCAGCTGGCTTACTTAGTGAGGTAAAAACATTGTGGCTACTACTACTTTTTGTAGGCTTCACACTGTTCTTATTAAGACATCAAATAATGTGCAAGTGACTCTGTTCTTGGGGACACTTTAATAGTTTAGAGGTGCTGACTGGGGTATTAAGGTTTCAGATCACTGGGCAAGGGTATCAACCAGAAACAATTTGAAATACCAAAGGGTGCACAGCCTGTTTTAGATGACACACAAAAACTAATATGGGTCAGTGCACCTCATTTTAACAGGGATTGGTTGATGTTTGTGGACAGCCAAACACCAAAGGATGGTTCCCATCACAATTGCCATCTGTTAAACATGGAGGAACTGCAGTGTTTTTGCAGGCATCAGGTTCAGTGATTGCTCTGCAGGGTCACATAACAACATAGCAATATGAGTCCATTTTATGAGACCAGATGCACGCCATGGAGCTATCACAGTTTGTCCATGAGGTTCGTCATATTCTCACATGATAATGGTGCCACACCTACTCTTCAGCAAGTGCGGCTTAATTTCAATCACCTTACACTCCTCTGAAAGCTCTATGTCTATGGTTTCCTAATCCCTGCAAAAAACAAGGGGCCCCAGAAACAGTTTAGGCCAGGTGCAAATGCAGAGTACTGTTGCTAAAGTCTTGATGCACTCTTCATTTTGTTAAGTTTATATTTGGTGACGACCCCCTTTATACTTCAatgcagcctgaactctctttgTCAAGCTTTCTCGTAATTTCTTTAAGCCTCTtcgggaatagttctccaggtttcttgaaggacattcaaagctcttcttcttttgttctgttctctgtcaagatgatccaacACTACTTTAATAATGCTGAGGTCAGGCAtatggggaggccaatccacaAATGATAGTGTtcaattgtatttttttctaaatttgaCACTTCTTCTTTGGCCTTCCACTTGTGTGTCCTTCCCCAAAGGACAAGCTTTTCTCTGTACAGAGATGTGTCAGGTTTTTAGCAAACGGCTCTTTGGCAATcatcttgttggtgcaaaacTATTACTTTATGAATGTCAAAGCctgaagatacaatttaaaattggttctgtgctaagttgtctgttctCTGTAGGCATAACACTGATTCATCTCTTGAGTTTGATGCACTTTTATGCTTGGAATTAATGGGTCAGTGTCTTTTGGAataccttcagaaagcctggagaattaCTGCACCAGGCTAACTACAATGAAGCAAAATAAAAGGAATGAGAGGTGGTTCATTACTTTTGCACTGTGGTATGTTAGTGAGCTTAAATAGTTTTTTCAGGCATTtgaatagagaaaaaaaaacacccatttgtttgtttgtttgtttctttctcctGAGTTCAGTGGAGTAAGATTGAAAAAATATGAAGGGATAAAACAAAGAAGTCCTACACGTTGTGTGAACATGGCACCTTGACCTCCCAAGAACAAAACTACTACCGCAAGTCCTGAGATTAGTCATTTTCAGTGGGAAGAAGGGCAGTACATGTTACAATCGATGAAAATGTCATCAGGGACAAACCTATTTTCCTCAGCTCCATTGTAGATAAACATTGTCCAATCCTGACTGTCAATCTCTCTCTGCTTTCAAATTGAGGGACCACCCCACCTCCACTTCAACTCCACAAACACACCCCCACACAAAAATCCCACTGTAGATTTCATCTGAACTgaaacacgcacacaaacacacaaaagaaaaaaaaagaaacaagaaaggTGTACCTGCTACTGATGGGGTTTGTGTCAGATATGGATTTGTCAAATGCTGATGAATTACATGCTTTGAAATGGTAACCTCCATCAATCTTCTCAGCTCACAtgccaaaacacacaaaatcaaTAACACAAAACTCCGACGCACACATCAGAAAGATGCTGACAGAAATAGATATAAAGGGAGAGTGAGATATGGTTTATAATTCCTGCCTCGCACCAAATAGCAACCTATCTTATAATAACTGTCATCAGCGATAGAGTTTTGACCCAACCTCCTACCCGTCCTGTTCCCAAAGAGCAACTGGCATATTAGCGAATGATTTCAGATCTCTGAAACATACaaacaacatgacatttggtgcCAAATGAAAATTGACGCTTGGCGCATAGTGCTAGAGCTACTTATTGAAGAAATGCATGATTAGCATTCAGTGGTGAATAGAAATAAAGTACTGCTAGTAATGGGGTGTGTAAAATAGAAGCACTTCTCCAGTTCTTTGGTCAACGGCTGCTGTTGGTTAAGGTTTGTTAACTTCTAAGCTTTACGAAGCTTTGGTCCTGCAGAGCTGATTACAAGAAACCTCTCCACAAAGATGCCTTTTTTTATCTTCTGTATCAGATTAAAATGAAGAAGTTTCTCCTTCAAGTGCTGCTGATGAAAAAGGCAAAAAGTTGAGCCTGTCAGTCAAATTACTTTCAATCAAGCGAGTTTTCATAGTTTCCAATGTCAGTTTTATTGGTAATAAAACAatttggtgtgtgtttgtgagggcAAATTATCTTGATTTATTCTCTTCTGCACTGTAACAGTGTGCATCTGTCCTCCCAGTACCACACAGTGACATAAATGTGGGGCCTCAGCTGTAGCGAGCTTCACAATGATCCTATGTATCACTCATAGTGGAGTCATGGCTCGACCAgcgctgtgcgtgtgtgtgtgtgtgtgaggggaaaCGAGGGACTTCAGCTGCAGATGTAGgcatagatgtgtgtgtgtgtgtgtgtgtgcttacagTATGCATTATTTTCTATGTTTGCGtccatgtttgtgtgtaaatCAGGCAGTTGGCCATCACTGGCAGTCTTTTCGAGGATGTGCCTGAATATAGAGGGCTGTTGTTATTGGagggtctgtctctgtactCCACATCTAAGGGTCCATACAGACCTCCACAGGCGCTCGCTCCACAGAGTGTGTTGGCAAGACATTTAGTCCCATCACACTGAGACTCTCTTCCTCTCTAGCAACAGGGCGTCAGGGCTTTCACACCAGAGATCAGTGTCTAAGCCAAGAGGAAGAATAGGAGGAGGTAAGAGGAGTGTATGGACTGAGAAAATGATATCTGTATGAATACATGGCTGAAGAAAACATCAGAGCTTTGGAGAAAAACATAATACCATGGGAGGTAGTAAACTGGTCATTCTAACACTGTCTGCCCATTTTAGTTATTAAATTAGTTATTTgaggcatggtggttagcactgtggccgcacagcaagaaggtcctgagttcaattccaccatcaggctggggtctttctgtgtggagtttgcatgttctccccgtgtttgcgtgggttctctccgggtactccggcttcctcccaccgtccaaagacatgcagcttgtggggataggttaattggaaaatccaaattgccactaggtgtgaatgtgagtgtgaatggttgtctgtccctgtgtgttggccctgtgacagactggcgacctgtccagggtgtaccccgcctttcgccctatgacagctgggataggctccagcgccccccgcgaccctgagaaggataagcggaagcgaatggatggatggaattagTTATTGAATTGTCACTCACTGGATCACTGAAGCCAAAGGAAGAATAAATCGCagttactgtttatatttgtgatACTGCGTCCTTTCACATGCAAGCTTGGAGAGCAGGAGCAAGATCCCGCAGAGAAGAGCGACATCAGCAACATCAGCATAATAGAGTATGTGAGGTGAAAGTGGGTTGCAAAGCGACTTGCAGATGCATGTCACATGCAGGCGGGGGTAAAGCAACTTAAATTGTGTTTCTCAAAGGGATTCTGTCAGGACAAGCATGGAAATCAGTGTTTTCCtctaaaaacagacaaacatttaaatgtaCCAAAGTAAAGTAATCTCTCTCCTTTCATCTTAGACAGCACTGTCATAAAGACCTGTTTGCATCCATCCTTTAcattactgccatcttgtggctgCAGTCTGTTATGTTTATTGAAAGGTCTGCTTGTTTTGTGCCCATAGGAAAGTGTAGCCGTCTCTGTTTAATATGTGTGCCCATCTCCTGTTAACAATGACAAGCTAAGACGCCAGCAGCCTTTTTTTTGGTGGTTTGTGAATGTGCATTGTGGATAAGCCTGTGGTGTTTGACAGTGAATGTATAGGATAAGTCTTTGTTTTCTGAGCATGAATTAAAAGACTGAAGAAGAATGTTTGAGTTTTTaatcttccatccatccatctacccatccatcttcttctgcttatccaattcaggattACTAGGAGGGTTGGAGCTTATTTCAATTGGCGAGAGGCAGTGTACAACCTcgccagtccatcacagggtaaACACATGGAGACAAACAACtattcatgctcacattcacgCCTATGctcaatttaaaatcactgattAAATTAACCCCATTCATGTCTTTGGATTGGGGGATGGAGTCCCATGTAGACACAAAGAAATTATGCaaattccacacagaaagacccaaGACTGGATATGAACCTAGGATCTTCTTTCTGTGAGGCAAAAGAGCTAAACACTTTCAGAGCTCCATAGATGTGATCCGGACTGAAAATCCCCTGAAAATGTGGACgcaaataacaataacaatcacCATGTCAATCTATACACTTTAAAACTTAACCGAACAATGCTTTACCTAGCACTAAGACACAACATTACACTGTAAAAAGAATAACcctattcaaattaaaaaaaatgatgtccAATTGTCACATCCAAAATATTTGACTTCATAGAATCCAAAATGAGTCACTTGATATGACCTGATACTTTTATGTTGATATAAACAATATTACTAGACTTGACTGAAACTTTAAATTTTGCATTGatccaaattgatttttttacatagaaccatattttaattattgaacCAAGCTAATATATTGAAATTTAACCAACCTAATGTATTCACATCGAACCAAATTAACATGAACTAATATGTTTGTGTTGAAGCCAGGTAATTGATTTACATATATTCaaactatattttttacatttcattttatttcagttcaaaAATGCTCTGCATTTCCTATAAAAAAGACAGTTGGCCAACCAATTATTTCTAAATTGTTTATTGTTCCAAACCATTTTAACTATAATCAATAGAGAGGATTAGTAATATACAGATTTAGTGCTACGGCAGAAATGATtagagaaatgtttgttttataaaaccTACAACCTTTTGAAAACCAGTATAAAACCTGCAACCTGTCTAAAACTGCAACCTGTCTAAAACTGGCATAAAACCATTAtaaaaactctttttaaaccaatttgccagtactcaaaaatgtttatatgtgcactgtgcctgtacaatgtaaaaaaaaaaaaaaatctacacatGTATCAATGAAATCAACTTAAATCTCCCTTTCAAATGGGTGTTCTTATAATTTTTGAATGTAGAATATCACTGCAGGCCAACCAAGAAAAATAAccaagcacacatgcacatgcacatacacatgcatgtgcacatacacatgcacacatgcatgcaaatgCGAATCTTAGAGGTCATCTTGTTAAAGTCAAGCTCCATCATAATCTTTTGAAGAGCCTCAAAGGTGAACCTGAATCCTCGTGGATATTCCATATTAAGAGCATAACAGAGTCCAAAGACCTTTGCCACTCCAGCTGCCACAGAAGGCAACTCATTCAGGACTTCCACACCATCAATGATTATCCCGATGTCTCGAGGCTGATGTAGGAGGCTTGAGTTGTCCCTGAAGACGAAGAGTGCCATGGTGGTACTCTGCAGCTCTTCCTCAGCTTCATCTTTCTGGGATATCTTGAGGTAAAATATGGAACAAAATGTACAAGTGAAGAACTGAAGTCTGGCACACCTGATAAATCTTTGACCATAATAACTACTATTTTGATAGTTGTTTGGTCACAGACTATTAGAACAATTATTTGACTAATCAGATTGTGAATTGCATaatcattaaattaaatcaatggcggaacattttcataaatgttccacaaagcccaagaaaaaaaagaaaacaatacagaACCCTAAGATATTAACTTGATGAGTTGATTAATCATTGCTGTCCTACATTAATCACTGCATTTAATAGCAgagttgtcaaatttacatcaaGAGACTGCATCTCATGTAGAGACAGAACAGATATGGACATACCGTGTATTCTTTTATCAAGTCCTCAACACGTTCTCCAAGGTAGATAATGAGAGATTTAAGTATACACTCCCTCCTAATGTCAGCATCAGCATCCTGCAGGAACAGTTAAAATTGTTACTATGCAATATGGAGAGTATGCTGCGTGAGAGGAATTTTTTTTCACCTCTCTATCCTCATGAGGTGACTAATGCCCCTTTTCCACCGACAAATCGGCACGGTGCGCTTGAGAGCAGTTCAGTTTAGCGCGGATGAACTCGCTTGTTGTGGTGGAAACATAAAGCAGACGTAACTGGGAACAGGGGTGAACCCATCTGGCTATGAAAAGTcgtgtgcaaaagtctttgtCCGCAACGTCACAGCCcgaagaacaacaacaatcgcaatatatgtgtgtttttgtactttGCTCCGTCTGTGGTTCATTTTGATTGGTTTGATTTTTGGTTCTTGTGGAGGAAGTGGCCATGGTCCAAAGTCAATGGAGTATGGTTGctgggagtttttttttaaagccttttgTGGGAGCGCTTCTATATCACATCACGTGGGCACCACACACACCCGGGCCAATCAGGTGTAAAGGCGGTGGAAAAGCGTCCGCAGGGGGCTAAAGCGAACTGAGCCACACCGTGTTCTGTCGGTGTAAAAGCGGCATATGCTTTCTTGTCCCTAAATAAAAGTTTAtacgtatatatgtatgtatgtgtatctgGCGAGTGAGAGTGAAAATGTGTCTCCAAAATAAATTTTGTTGTAGTTGTGCTCTGTACTTGTATAATGACAATAAATCTCTTCATTCATTCAAGAACAAAGCCCACACTTCCTTTCAACATTTTAAAAGGTCACAGCCATAATCACTGacgttaccaaaataaaactgtaacaGGATACAAATTCTCATTAGATACAGCGGTTAAAATGCTAACTGTCATGTTAATAGTTAATTATATACACCCTACCTGATCAAGAAACTCTAGGATTATGGCAGTTTTTGCTTTGGTTGTCCCTCCTTTCTTTCTGATTATTTTAAGTAGCTGTGGGGAGTGCTTGTCCAGCTGGACCATGAATCTGGTTAGCAGGGGAACTGCAGTAACCCGCAGAAACTCTGCATTAATCTGTACATGAGTAGACAGTgtacaatacatttttttaaagaccaACTTCCAACAAGAAAAAGTCAAAACATAATTCCAATTTCCAAACTATGATAAAAGGCATTAGtataaaaaagttaaagttatACCTCTTCCATCTGAAATAGACCTGGCCATCTTTCCAAGAGGTTCTTGATGTCAGGCTTCTTATCCACAACCTCTTTCCTCCTGAATTCGAAGGTCCTGGCCATCAACacacagatatttatatgaagagagacagagacaaacgTGCGCGCACAAACACAAGCTTGTGTCTAGAAACCGCGAGCTCACCAGAAAAATTCAAACGAAGCGGAGCACGGAGTTATACTATGAATGTTATGAACTATGAACTTATGCTAGCTAGCTGTATCCACCACCGATGCATCGTGGTAACGCTAGGTAGTTAGTTAGTATACTGGTAAAAAACGGCTTTTTGCCTAACTTGCATTCCCGACTGTGATGGTCGGTTGCTGGTAACCAGTTCTACCGTCGCGCCGGATAGCTAGCTAGCTTgtagctagcagctacaatcaTGCAAAAATTGGGGGTGGCTGTCGACCCAGCTTAAATAGGGTTATTTTCTGCAATTTTGGTAATACAAATTATAAAAGCTTTTGTAACACACTTGGCTTTACTTACgtttattttcagatgaaatTAATCAAAGATGTGACATGATGTTTCCAGCAGCCATGCAGAATAAAAATGGGTCCCGGTCTATTTCTGGTGGGCGTGTTCAAGTGCAAATCACTTTGACTCAAATTAAAGATATtatctgttcaacatgaaaagaaatatatgtttTGAGAGAAATCAAAAACTTTGCGTTGTGTCCTTTGTACAGATATTTAGTTTCATCCAAATCAAAAGTGgtattttaaaatgcaaaaagaaagggTTTCACAATCAAATCaatgattttattctgttttgaatGGCAGTTATTAGATTGAATGAATGACTGCATGTTAGACTTTTTTCAGTGTAGCTTGCAAAATGTTTTtggaaaaaggaataaaaaaacagtttgaagAGTGTGGGGTGACCGCTGGTGAATCAGCACTTATTTTATTATCTCCTGCATCTGTTTTCCCCTTTCCACTCTGTTGGTATGAGTCGCAGGCTGACTCAATTGAAGAAAAGGACACTGAGTAATATTGGAAAGTAAACAATAAGTCACAGAACTCAGTAAATCAAAACCTGCAGTACGTGTTTTCAGTTAATCTTCCACTCAGCTCAAGTAATGTTCATCAGAGAGATGAAATCACAAAAGTTTAATTATTCTTAGCGGCCTGTGATCGCTTCCAATTGTGTGGCTCAGTCAGATGAAGAGTCAGAGCTACTCCTTTCATCACTTCTTGCTAGTCTGTGGGTGCAAAAGACCAAGTGCTTTTATAAAACAAGTATTTGATGATTAGAGTAGTTTTGGTTGaaaatttattaaataaaagaactttGAATTACAATCTGGAAAAGAAGCAGCTCTGCAAAAGGCATTATT
It encodes the following:
- the LOC106675121 gene encoding uncharacterized protein LOC106675121 — encoded protein: MEEINAEFLRVTAVPLLTRFMVQLDKHSPQLLKIIRKKGGTTKAKTAIILEFLDQDADADIRRECILKSLIIYLGERVEDLIKEYTISQKDEAEEELQSTTMALFVFRDNSSLLHQPRDIGIIIDGVEVLNELPSVAAGVAKVFGLCYALNMEYPRGFRFTFEALQKIMMELDFNKMTSKIRICMHVCMCMCTCMCMCMCMCAWLFFLVGLQ